The following are encoded together in the Sus scrofa isolate TJ Tabasco breed Duroc unplaced genomic scaffold, Sscrofa11.1 Contig422, whole genome shotgun sequence genome:
- the LOC110258772 gene encoding olfactory receptor 10C1-like — protein sequence MTFNCSLWQDNSMSVKRFAFARFSEVTEQCFLLFTLILLMFLASLTGNALIATAIWTNPVLHTPMYFFLANLSLLEIGYTCSVIPKMLQSLVSEARGISREGCATQMFFFTLFAISECCLLAAMAFDRYMAICSPLHYATRMSHGVCVHLAMVSWGVGCMVGLGQTNYIFSLDFCGPCEIDHFFCDLPPILALACGDTSHNEAAVFAVAILCISSPFLLIIASYGRILAAVLSMPSPEGHRKALSTCSSHLLVVTLFYGSASVTYLRPKASHSPGIDKLLALFYTVVTSMLNPIIYSLRNKEVNVALRRTLGKKKVLTHR from the coding sequence ATGACCTTCAATTGTTCCTTGTGGCAGGACAACAGCATGTCTGTCAAACGCTTTGCCTTTGCCAGATTCTCTGAGGTCACTGAacagtgtttccttttgtttaccCTCATCCTGCTCATGTTCTTAGCATCACTGACGGGCAATGCTCTCATAGCCACTGCCATCTGGACCAACCCggtcctccacacccccatgtacttcttcctggccaaCCTGTCTCTCTTGGAGATTGGCTACACGTGCTCTGTCatacccaagatgctgcagagccTTGTGAGCGAGGCCCGAGGAATCTCTCGGGAGGGGTGTGCCACACAGATGTTCTTCTTCACATTATTTGCTATCAGTGAGTGTTGTCTTTTGGCCGCCATGGCTTTTGACCGCTATATGGCCATATGCTCCCCACTTCACTATGCAACACGAATGAGTCATGGAGTGTGTGTCcatttggcaatggtttcttggGGAGTGGGATGCATGGTAGGCTTGGGCCAGACCAACTATATTTTCTCCCTGGACTTCTGTGGCCCCTGTGAAAtagaccacttcttctgtgacctcccCCCTATCCTGGCACTTGCCTGTGGGGATACCTCCCATAATGAGGCTGCAGTCTTTGCTGTGGCCatcctttgcatttccagccCATTTTTACTCATCATTGCTTCTTATGGCAGAATTCTAGCTGCTGTGCTCAGCATGCCCTCACCTGAGGGTCACCGAAAAGCTCtttccacctgttcttcccacttaCTTGTAGTAACACTCTTCTATGGCTCAGCATCTGTCACCTACTTGAGACCCAAGGCTAGCCATTCACCAGGAATAGATAAACTCCTAGCCCTCTTCTATACCGTGGTGACATCCATgctcaaccccatcatctacagtTTACGGAACAAGGAAGTCAATGTAGCTCTTAGGAGAACTCTAGGCAAGAAAAAAGTATTGACTCATAGGTAG